The Dendropsophus ebraccatus isolate aDenEbr1 chromosome 3, aDenEbr1.pat, whole genome shotgun sequence genomic interval TATCTCCTGGTGGTGTGTGCCCGGTCATGTATGAGCGCAGAGAGTCACATCCCCCAGATACATCCGGGTCCACATGTAGCATGTGCTCAGCCGAGAGCGGGTCCAAAACACGGGAAGGAGCAGCTCCTCCTCCCACATAGCCGCTCTCTCTGTAGGTCGGGGTCACACTTTAGGAGCTAACCAAAACCACCAGAGCAATGAACAGAAAGCTGTATCTGGGTTTTTGACCCATTTCTGGCTTCAGTGAAAAATCCTGATGGGTGTGACTGGCCCGAGGGTCACACTGCGCTATGTCCATCCAAAATATCCATCGACCTTCCATCGAGAACAGGATGCCGACATATACAGACAACCACAGGGTCTATTCATTTCAAGGGCTAGAAAGATGTTAAATCAGTGTATACTGCCTGGTAATGGGACTGAGCAGTGCAAATGTAGTAATACATGAGCAGCAGAGAGAACACAATATGATTATAGTATGACGTCCGGATACAGATGTGTAATATGGACGTATTTCATCCACATACACGGCCATCATAAAGCCCTACAGGGTAACATTATCTCCGTATTACAGAACACAAAATATAGATAAATCCACCCGAGTGCAGCCGCCTCTGGacgtgttcacacaactttttctgGACTCTTCACTTAAATTTAAGAAAAAACATGAATCCAAAATTGCCACAATAAGCCGTGTGTTAAAccttagttttttttccctcagtGTTTAAGCTAAAAGTAGTGACTGGAATACtgagtgtgaacgcagcctaacctGAAGTACCTTAAGATCTTGGACTAATATTGATTAAataagtttttgtttttatttagaaaaatacAATATTTAGCGAAAGAAAGTGAATGTTCAATGTTACCAAATTTAATTAACCTGTCTACAGACATGATTTGCCCCCATCCCCCATTCATGTGGAATCACCTATTACCTGGCCTCCAGAGACTCCTCACTGTCCATTCATGTGCAAATGGAGACACCAAGTCTCGGCCAATGACGATGTCCCCTCAATCTCCACACTGTCTCCAGATATAAGGCTTCTCCcgtctcctcctctctattcCACATTGGGAATTATTGGCGTTCAGTATTTGTCTCTGAGGAGCAGCACATTGTAGACTTCTTGGTGTCCGGGAGGAGCTCATCATTGACCATCATCTCTCCAAGGATCAGCTGAGGCTTCAGTCTTCATCTCTGCTATATCTCTGATACTCATTCAGCATGGCTAATCACATCATGGAAGTCACCAAGAACATGGCAAGGCACCTTGTAAATCTGGTGTCCGAGACCTCAGAGAACCTAAGGATGATGGAAGTGACCGACCACTTCAATCTCTTACATGAACTTGGTGAAGGAACGTATGGAAAGGTTGTAATGGGCAAACATAAGCATTCAGGTAAGATGATGGTGGTGATTGTGTACTATCCGGCTGTAGTGTTAAGTGAACTTTAGAAAAGTATCTGGTTTTGGCCATGTGGTGAAACCCAAAATGCTTGACATTCTATTTCTGGCATCTGGGAGAAATTAAATGCCAACCtagggctgcctagaaaacatggatacagcctttggccttATCCaggtcttccaggactccctagggcggcagccAATTTCTCCAGACTTCAGAAGTTGACCGTTTCGTGTTTGGGTTCAACCACATGGCCAAACCCAGACACTTTTCACTCAGCACTAGTCTTCTAAGTTCCACTGTCTTCTCATGGTGTCCAAAATAGGGCTGGGGTTACACATTGTATATTTGGCCAAAATAGAAGAGTAAGTGATTCCGAGAAACTATAGGAGAATTTGTAGGTTTTCATGAAGTTTTCATTCAGTTTTTGGAGTAAAAGCTAGAAATGGATCCAGCAGAAGATGTTGACCTCTTTACTTCATATTTCTGAATGGTTTTTgagtccatttctggttttggttaaaaaactgaatgaaaaacttccacaaaaatctACATGTAAAACTGGCCTCATGGGAATTTTTGGTTTAGATTTACtctttttggctaaaaaaaatgtaactctAATAATGTGTGACCCCTGACCTAGGACTCATTTGTTACTTCTATTACCCCCATTTGTGCTCCCCTCACCTTCATTGGGATTCCCTAAAGTCTTGAGATCCAAAGGTATTTTCTATCTGGCTTCCTTATTGTGCACCATTAGGCTACGTTCCGTCTTTGGGAACATATTGGGGGAACACAGCCACCTTGTTAAATAGAAGAGTTAATAAAGATCATGTCCTTTATTAGCCGGCGACTGATCGACGAGATGGCCAGATTCAatgatatgttcctgaagtgtggACATATATAGTCTAAAGGTAACAAGATCGAAAATATAATGCGGAATGGAGAGTCCAGAGCTATAGACGTGTCCTGTATGGAAGAACCTTCTCTAGACGTAACCCAAAATGGAGGCCAGTTTTATATGGGATTGGTCAGAGAGGAAAGCATGGCTGGCGGCTTCGGGACCTAAATCTCAGAGTTGTCTATTGGTTGTCAGGCATTTCATACTGAAGTAGTAAAATTTGCTATTATAGTCAATTTCACTCACCAGAAGGACTTTCTTATTCTAATCTTGTGATTGCTCACAAAACTTGTTGGTGACAAACCAGTAATCCTCATGTCATATCATCAGGCCAGGTCGTGGCTGTTAAAATGATGGTGAAGGAGAAGACCCCAAAGGACAACTTCCTTCTGGAATACGGCATCTCACTCACCCTCAGCTGTCACCCGCACATCATCGTGACGCATGAGATTGTGTTCCAGACCATTCGGGATTTCGTCTTTATTCAGGAAGTGGCCCCAGCAGGAAACCTTCAGTCCGTTACAAAACCTAAGGTGAGTTTGTATCCAGGAATTTTCCACTTTCACCGTATTGAAATCATTGTCTACTCCGCCATTTCCTGGTGGCCTCCATTACAGTTCTCATGTCTTTCTTAGTGTTTACTATCTACATCTATATCCACTCCTGTCTCCCTCCATAACTGGGAATATTCACTGGGGATCTGGGCGACATCACATATAGGAGTGATGACACATAATGGAGActgttgggctgggttcacacatagtatttggcCAGTATTATGTTTATTTTTGGCCAAAACCATCAGTGGGTCCAGAACAAGGTGCAATGCTTTTAGTTTCCCTTCTAGTCATGaccaaaatattgtgtgtgaacccggccttacaagTCTTACAATAGTCTTgagttgtcttctcctctgctaAAATTTTCCTGTCTGTTGTTCAGCTGTGTAACCTCTTGTTGTCTTCTGCTCAGGTCGGGATGCAGGAGGATTTGGTGAAGCGGTGTGTTCCTCAGATCGCCAGCGCCCTGGACTTCATGCACAACAGAGGAATGGTCCATCGGGATATCAAGCTGGACAACGTTCTTCTGATGGACGCTGAATGTCACCAGGTGAAGCTTGCCGACTTTGGACTCACCCGACTCCAAGGCACCTACACCTCTTCTTTGTCCTGGTTCATACCTTACACCGCTCCTGAACTCTGCCGCTTAAAACAAGGGGAGCAGCTCTTGCTCCATGCCAGTCTGGACGTGTGGGCATTTGGTGTTCTTATCTACACCGCCCTCACTGGAGTTTTCCCTTGGCAAAGTGCCCAGAGTTGTGATCAAAAGTATAAGGAGTTTGCCTGGTGGCAGGTGATGAGGGATCTGACAACAGTTCCAGAAAAGTGGAGGAACATCTCCGTTGACGCCAGAGGAATGTTCTGGGAATTGTTGGCCCTAAATGCCTCTGAGAGGGGATCAGTCATGGATGTCATGAAATATATGCACCTGCCATGGAAGGAGGAGGTCCCTTCATAATAGAGAATGGCATGGTGATGTGTAATCATAGGATGTCCATGGTGGAGCCACATCAAGCAGCAAAACCCACATTCTGCTGGATCacaagacaaccccccccccccatactactgGAGCTGAAGCAGAGACCATCTGAATGGACCAAGGACATGAAGGTAGGTTGTAAATTACACAGCTCCTGTTCTGTATTTTGTTATACAAGTAGGTTGGGGAGTCTTGTTATTGAAATGTGTGGAGTTTTAGTATTCATTTCACATCTCTATTTTCACTTTAAGTACTGTCTGGACCGAGAGGGCTAAGGGCCCTTATCCATGGAGTAAAAGAGGCTGAATGTATGAGCAGAGTACGTTTGAAATTCTGCCCATTCTACTTCCTCAATTGAATTTCTCTTGTGCCTCTTCTCCTCTCCACTCAATTTTTTGAGTGGAAAGGAGAAGAGGCACAAGAGAAATCCCATGGAGGAAATAGGATGGGGAGAATTTCGAATGGACTCCTCTCGTAAATTCAGCCTTTTACTCCATGTGCAAGGGGGAAAGCGAGCAGCTGTCGAAGCGCAGTGAGGTGGCAGAAGGTAGAGATGAGTTTTCAAGTTGCttttgatggtgggtgagagccagATGTGTTAGGGTCGTGAGTCTCAGAGTATAAGGGAAGCTCGGGAGACCTCTTGGGAGGTTGTAGTATATGGAGTAGAGAGCACAGACTAAGGTCTTGTGAGTAATGTTTCAGTAATATCAGAAAAGTGTCTGGGTTCAGCCATGCGGCATTCAGCTCCTGCCATCTAAAGTTGGATGCCACGCTGGGATatagcatccaatttctccaattCCCATCTCTTGGGTTCAGACACATGGCGAAATCTGGTCACTTTTCCGATGTTCGCTTAACGCTACTTGTGAGGAGAGGTATGGGGATTTCAGGCCAGAGATGTAGGGAGGGGACAGGTTTGTGtgtcatggtcaacagtttaatCAGAATTTTTTTGGGCAATGGGAGCCAGTGATGGGaatggcagaggggggggggggggggggggggggttgattagTTGGGTTAGAAAATTTGCTGTTCACTTTACTGGAAGGTCCATGTGGACTTATTTACGTATGACGGACAGTTCAATTTACGTTAATGATCGGCCTCGATTGAAAAAGATTGATAATATCGGTAGGGTACCCAGCGTTGTTTATTCTTTTTCCCTCTTTGCATTGTTCTGTGTGTCTGGTCTGTAAAGATTGCCACCTGTTGTCTTCTCCGACCACTCTATACACGAGGTCGGAGAATATATAATGCGTCCCACCCATCATACATCTTAGACACCTGAACGGGCTGCAGTTGGCGTATTTATTAGACTTTAGTATAAAGTCTCTGGGCACCTGGACATCTAGATCCTATGTGTTCACTGAGAGCGTGCCAGAGGATCAGACGTCACTGATGATGGTCCTCCCCATTACCATGCCATGACTTATATCCAGCGCCAGAGTCATGGTGTGGAGTCGGGAATCACTGCCTGTATAATGTAATACATTCATTTCTGACCGACCACTTGTAATGATCTAATACGGAACTTGTCTGGATTGTAGGATGACGGGTGGTAGAGGGAGGACGGGTGGTAGATGGAGGACAGGTGGTGGTAGAGGGAGGACGGGTGGTAGAGGGAGGACTGGTGGTAGAGGGAGGACTGGTGGTAGAGGGAGGACTGGTGGTAGAGGGAGGACGGGTGGTAGATGGAGGACGGGTGGTAGATGGAGGACGGGTGGTAGATGGAGGACGGGTGGTAGATGGAGGACGGGTGGTAGAGGGAGGACGGGTGGTGGTAGATGGAGGACGGGTGGTGGTAGATGGAGGACGGGTGGTGGTAGATGGAGGACGGGTGGTGGTAGATGGAGGACGGGTGGTAGTAGATGGAGGACGGGTGGTAGATGGAGGACGGGTGGCGGATGGAGGAGGGGTGGTGGTAGATGGAGGACGGGTGGTAGATGGGAGGACTGGTGGTAGATGGAGGACTGGTGGTAGATGGAGGACGGGTGGCGGATGGAGGACGGGTGGTGGTAGATGGAGGACGGGTGGTGGTAGATGGAGGACGGGTGGCGGATGGAGGACGGGTGGTGGTAGATGGAGGAGGGGTGGTGGTAGATGGAGGACTCTTCTATGATAGGTCTCCAGGAGCTGCAGACGATGATGACGCTTGGTTGTTCTAGAACACAATCTCTGAGTCCGCAGTGCTCTGGAGCTCCTCACAGTTCAGGGTCATCATCTACCATGGGGCGGTCATCTGAGGAGTCTATGTTGTTTCTGGATCTCAATCAAAACTTTAGATTTGACAGAAACTGAGAACATAAAATCATATACTTGatgaatatggggggggggcggaggaggaTTAATGGTTACATGGACTTGGTGAAAGGATCGGGGTGGGGGTGGAGTAATGGTTACATGGACTTGTGAAAGGATTAGGGGCGGAGGAGGATTAATGGTAACATACTTGGTGAATATGGGGGCGGAGGAGGATTAATGGTAACATACTTGGTGAATATGGGGGCGGAGGAGGATTAATGGTAACATATCCTTGGTGAATATGGGGGCGGAGGAGGATTAATGGTAACATATCCTTGGTGAATATGGGGGCGGAGGAGGATTAATGGTAACATACTTGGTGAATATGGGGGCGGAGGAGGATTAATGGTAACATATTCTTGGTGAATATGGGGGCGGAGGAGGATTAATGGTAACATATCCTTGGTGAATATGGGGGCGGAGGAGGATTAATGGTAACATACTTGGTGAATATGGGGGCGGAGGAGGATTAATGGTAACATACTTGGTGAATATGGGGGCGGAGGAGGATTAATGGTAACATATCCTTGGTGAATATGGGGGCGGAGGAGGATTAATGGTAACATATTCTTGGTGAATATGGGGGCGGAGGAGGATTAATGGTAACATATCCTTGGTGAATATGGGGGCGGAGGAGGATTAATGGTAACATACTTGGTGAATATGGGGGCGGAGGAGGATTAATGGTAACATACTTGGTGAATATGGGGGCGGAGGAGGATTAATGGTAACATACTTGGTGAATATGGGGGCGGAGGAGGATTAATGGTAACATGGACTTGGTGAATATGGGGGCGGAGGAGGATTAATGGTAACATATTCTTGGTGAATATGGGGGCGGAGGAGGATTAATGGTAACATATCCTTGGTGAATATGGGGGCGGAGGAGGATTAATGGTAACATGGACTTGGTGAATATGGGGGCGGAGGAGGATTAATGGTAACATATACTTGGTGAAAGGATCGGGGTGGGGGTGGAGTAATGGCTTCGTAAGTGGAGTGCTACATTTTGGGGATTACCCTTGAATCTCTTACAGCTGGTTTTGGCTTAGTGTTGGTGCCGCCGCCTCCTCTGCCATGTAGCTGATATAGAGGAGTTTTCTATATTTGTCCTTCAGTTCGATGCCcttttgccttaaagggaacctgtcaccatgacaaTGCTCTCTagtctatcagcatcatgttataaagTGGGAGGAGCTGAGAagagtgatatatatatttaagggaaaagattcagtataacttaaaATCCCTGCTCATGCTGGGTTGAGTCCAGGGGGCGGAGTCACTAtgaactggactctttagcatgaaaacagagatttcaattaaaaaaaattacaagttatatCAAGTTATATATCactccgctcagctcctcctgctctataacacgatGCTGATAGCTTAGAGCGTTTTCAgtgtgacgggttccctttaaaggggttttccagagttCTCCAGACAGTCATATTATATGTACAGAAATGGAGGAAGAATTTAATGTTTCTGTTTTAGATATTCCATTTTCCTCCAGTTCAGCAGCTGCTGAGagtaataaattaatatttatcCCCCTCATTCCAGAGTTTAGAAATATCCCTTTTGTGGCCTTAAATTGTTACAGCGGCTACTttggcggaaaaaaaaaatctttcaaatcacctggtgtcaggaagttatataaatttgtaatttacttctatttaaaaatcctccagtacttatcagctgctgtatgtcctgcaggaagtggtgtattctctccagtgtgacacagtgctctctgctgccacctctgtccatgtcaggaactgtccagagcagcagcaaagccccacagaaaacctctcctgctctggacagttcctgacatgaacagaggtggcagcagagagaacagtgtcacactggagagaatacaccacttcctgcaggacatacagcagctgataagtactggaagattggagatttaatagaagtaaattacaaatctatataactttctgacaccaactgatttgaaaagtttctatttttgctggagttcccctttaacccccacagCGGCCTCAGACGTGACTTATTCAGGGATTTTTGCAGCCAGAGGGCTTGGGTCATCAAAATATAGTGAGTTTGTTTTTATGGTTGTCTTTGTGGGGCACGTGTGACagtatgatccccccccccccacgaaagtgtagtgctctatactcacctgattcgtgtcgacccccgtccgccatcttgtgacaatgatgtcatctgccgcgtcatcagctgctcagtcgcgattggttgagcataactgtgtgtgggtgggggggaaacacggggaagggggccattcacttacataacataacattacatagttatataactttgtaatgtgtgttatttagtgaataatagtTTAGCGcagtactacccctttaaagacgccATTTATAATAGGAAAAGGGGGATTGTGcagttaatttttttaaaattgtttttaGGATCATTCTACCTTTTTCTGCTCCAATAGGGGATtttactgcagtgtattatatgtacGGTCAGCAGTCCACATCTGTACCGCAGTGTATTATATGTACGG includes:
- the LOC138786690 gene encoding serine/threonine-protein kinase SBK1-like, whose product is MANHIMEVTKNMARHLVNLVSETSENLRMMEVTDHFNLLHELGEGTYGKVVMGKHKHSGQVVAVKMMVKEKTPKDNFLLEYGISLTLSCHPHIIVTHEIVFQTIRDFVFIQEVAPAGNLQSVTKPKVGMQEDLVKRCVPQIASALDFMHNRGMVHRDIKLDNVLLMDAECHQVKLADFGLTRLQGTYTSSLSWFIPYTAPELCRLKQGEQLLLHASLDVWAFGVLIYTALTGVFPWQSAQSCDQKYKEFAWWQVMRDLTTVPEKWRNISVDARGMFWELLALNASERGSVMDVMKYMHLPWKEEVPS